From a single Cotesia glomerata isolate CgM1 linkage group LG6, MPM_Cglom_v2.3, whole genome shotgun sequence genomic region:
- the LOC123267714 gene encoding SNAPIN protein homolog, with amino-acid sequence MDIDTASDNTSIDDKTEDFCDNPTRDALTEGLMSLLKPTVDQLDERIRATRISQIELKQQIESLTEELVKISEYLQCPFELDSYVKKLVNAKQRVTVVSNILQTTQERLNKVHDAVEKDTAKRKALLDHSPIYSTEVKSDQKDADNPTVDQEAHQKNQDPDSKDSPGETSKQ; translated from the exons atggatatTGATACGGCGAGTGACAATACGTCTATTGACGACAAAACCGAAGATTTTTGTGATAACCCGACTAGAGATGCCTTGACAGAAGGGCTCATGAGTCTACTGAAGCCTACTGTTGATCAGCTGGATGAACGAATCCGTGCGACGAG aattagtCAGATAGAATTGAAGCAGCAGATTGAGTCATTGACTGAAGAGCTGGTGAAAATCTCCGAGTACCTACAGTGTCCCTTCGAATTGGACAGTTATGTCAAGAAGTTGGTGAACGCCAAGCAACGTGTCACTGTCGTGAGTAATATTTTGCAAACAACTCAGGAAAGGCTGAACAAAGTCCACGACGCCGTGGAAAAAGACACTGCTAAGAGGAAAGCTCTGCTAGATCACAGTCCTATTTATTCAACAGAGGTTAAAAGCGACCAGAAGGATGCTGATAATCCTACAGTAGATCAAGAAGCTCATCAGAAAAATCAGGATCCAGATTCTAAAGATTCTCCTGGTGAAACGTCAAAACAGTAA
- the LOC123267715 gene encoding uncharacterized protein LOC123267715 isoform X1, whose translation MIKKILGLKVSIAVISFSDKFFYEFSCWIIKETRNMRCLAALCYLPAALVVLVAATDNEQFSPKHTRVTRDVDSSSTDIMARNLLEWIQGIYRQGIRKTRQDGNGYLPPYNDQRPLERPRPFQPAPSPSPSPPFPSQSPSLNEVTSYPGLQPSPGIGSGFSNPPPLSYGSTPRPTYIPTSTRQPSSPGYSPSSFPTSPARPFTGSSGFPGSSTTFQPPSPTYGYPSSSGGYPSSGYPSSPSPTPGFPTPSPGYPSPSPGYPSPSPGYPSPSPGYPSPSPGYPSPSPGYPSPSPGYPSPSPGTPTDSYGYPSPSPSPYPSFPTPGTGPTGPGYPTGPTGPGSSPTGPGSTPGGTPTPGRPSPTPGRPSPTPGRPSPTPGRPSPGPSPTPGSPSPTPGGGDKDTAGGSPGDNNVSPPGDDDDLKHPPHIHELQVQCSKTMMTIDIEFNRQFDGVIYSKGFYMMPECRYVAENSGQTKYSFTVNLDSCGTEFINDFEGEAGQAYLENVLVLQNELGIQEVWDTVRRVRCLWEGNINKALTVSLSVDMLNQEIVTFSGDTATAKLDIQVGKGPFAPAATGLVKIGEPMTLVVSVEGDPGFDLQVRDCIARDEPSLNIVQLTDERGCILKPKLFGAFQKTRETGNTGASIIAYAFFQAFKFPDVMDLFIECNVELCKTNCEACPDENQQIEPGRRRRDVSYAPTNSSGALSDPIRMGRGFRVIMPDDLSLASSQSLENLENTAINEISLTRSVCMSYSGFYGSFSVMVGILVASTMSTIILYTKTQRIAREKSYDLPQGLNHH comes from the exons ATGATAAAGAAGATTTTAGGTTTAAAGGTTTCAATAGCTGTCATTAGTTTCAGTGACAAGTTTTTTTATGAGTTTTCATGCTGGATTATCAAG GAAACGAGGAACATGAGGTGTCTGGCAGCGCTCTGCTACTTGCCTGCTGCACTGGTCGTTCTAGTGGCTGCTACCGACAATGAACAATTCTCACCGA aGCACACAAGAGTCACACGTGACGTGGACTCTTCATCGACCGACATAATGGCGAGGAATCTTCTTGAATGGATCCAAGGAATTTATCGACAGGGGATTCGCAAAA cgAGACAAGACGGTAATGGATATTTACCACCGTACAATGATCAACGCCCGCTGGAAAGACCAAGACCATTCCAGCCTGCTCCATCACCATCTCCGTCACCACCTTTTCCATCACAATCTCCGAGCTTGAACGAAGTGACTAGTTATCCAGGACTCCAGCCATCTCCAGGAATAGGAAGCGGATTCTCAAATCCACCGCCACTGAGCTACGGCTCGACTCCGAGACCGACGTACATACCTACTTCTACAAGACAGCCTTCTTCACCGGGTTACAGTCCTTCGTCGTTCCCGACTAGCCCTGCAAGACCTTTCACTGGAAGTTCTGGATTTCCAGGAAGTTCAACGACTTTTCAGCCTCCGTCCCCGACATACGGATATCCTTCATCCAGTGGTGGCTATCCTAGTTCAGGATATCCGTCTTCACCGTCTCCTACTCCAGGATTCCCTACACCTTCTCCAGGTTACCCATCACCAAGTCCAGGATATCCATCGCCAAGTCCAGGATACCCATCACCAAGTCCAGGATACCCATCACCTTCTCCAggatatccatcaccttctCCAGGATATCCATCGCCAAGTCCAGGATATCCATCACCAAGTCCTGGAACACCAACAGATTCTTATGGATATCCTTCGCCAAGTCCTTCACCATATCCTAGTTTTCCAACACCCGGAACTGGTCCTACTGGTCCAGGATACCCAACTGGTCCAACTGGACCTGGTAGCTCACCAACTGGTCCAGGAAGTACTCCTGGCGGAACTCCAACACCAGGCCGTCCTTCACCTACACCAGGTCGTCCTTCACCTACACCAGGTCGTCCTTCACCTACACCAGGCCGTCCTTCACCCGGACCTTCACCAACTCCCGGTTCGCCATCGCCAACACCCGGTGGAGGTGATAAAGACACTGCAGGTGGTTCACCAGGCGACAACAATGTGTCTCCTCCCGGCGATGACGATGACCTTAAACATCCTCCTCACATTCACGAGCTCCAAGTTCAGTGCAGCAAGACCATGATGACCATCGACATTGAATTCAACCGACAATTCGACGGAGTAATTTACTCCaag ggATTTTACATGATGCCAGAGTGCCGCTACGTTGCGGAAAACTCAGGACAAACCAAGTACTCGTTCACTGTGAACCTAGACTCTTGTGGAACAGAATTCATAAACGACTTCGAGGGCGAAGCAGGTCAAGCTTACCTTGAAAATGTCCTGGTTCTTCAAAATGAACTAGGCATCCAAGAAGTGTGGGACACGGTCAGACGTGTACGTTGTCTCTGGGAAGGAAACATCAATAAAGCGCTGACAGTTAGCTTATCCGTCGACATGTTAAACCAAGAAATCGTGACCTTCAGcggagatactgctaccgcgAAGCTGGATATACAAGTTGGAAAGGGGCCTTTCGCTCCGGCTGCTACTGGTTTAGTTAAAATCGGTGAACCCATGACTCTGGTGGTATCCGTTGAAGGGGATCCAGGCTTTGATCTTCAG GTTCGTGACTGCATTGCACGCGATGAGCCATCATTGAATATCGTGCAGCTCACTGACGAACGTGGCTGTATTCTCAAGCCGAAACTCTTCGGCGCATTCCAAAAGACTCGCGAAACAGGCAATACTGGTGCATCAATAATAGCTTATGCCTTCTTCCAAGCATTTAAATTCCCAGATGTTATGGATCTTTTCATTGAATGCAACGTTGAACTCTGCAAGACTAATTGCGAAGCGTGTCCAGATGAAAACCAG CAAATTGAACCGGGCAGACGAAGAAGAGATGTCTCATACGCTCCAACCAACTCATCTGGCGCTCTGTCGGACCCGATTCGTATGGGCCGAGGCTTCAGGGTAATAATGCCAGATGACTTGAGTCTTGCCTCCAGTCAATCTCTCGAGAACCTAGAAAATACGGCAATTAACGAAATTAGTTTGACAAGAAGTGTTTGCATGAGCTACAGCGGGTTCTACGGTTCTTTCTCTGTGATGGTCGGAATACTCGTCGCCTCGACGATGAGCACCATAATTCTTTACACTAAAACCCAAAGAATTGCCAGAGAAAAATCTTATGATCTTCCCCAAGGTCTTAATCATCATTGA
- the LOC123267715 gene encoding uncharacterized protein LOC123267715 isoform X3: MRCLAALCYLPAALVVLVAATDNEQFSPKHTRVTRDVDSSSTDIMARNLLEWIQGIYRQGIRKTRQDGNGYLPPYNDQRPLERPRPFQPAPSPSPSPPFPSQSPSLNEVTSYPGLQPSPGIGSGFSNPPPLSYGSTPRPTYIPTSTRQPSSPGYSPSSFPTSPARPFTGSSGFPGSSTTFQPPSPTYGYPSSSGGYPSSGYPSSPSPTPGFPTPSPGYPSPSPGYPSPSPGYPSPSPGYPSPSPGYPSPSPGYPSPSPGYPSPSPGTPTDSYGYPSPSPSPYPSFPTPGTGPTGPGYPTGPTGPGSSPTGPGSTPGGTPTPGRPSPTPGRPSPTPGRPSPTPGRPSPGPSPTPGSPSPTPGGGDKDTAGGSPGDNNVSPPGDDDDLKHPPHIHELQVQCSKTMMTIDIEFNRQFDGVIYSKGFYMMPECRYVAENSGQTKYSFTVNLDSCGTEFINDFEGEAGQAYLENVLVLQNELGIQEVWDTVRRVRCLWEGNINKALTVSLSVDMLNQEIVTFSGDTATAKLDIQVGKGPFAPAATGLVKIGEPMTLVVSVEGDPGFDLQVRDCIARDEPSLNIVQLTDERGCILKPKLFGAFQKTRETGNTGASIIAYAFFQAFKFPDVMDLFIECNVELCKTNCEACPDENQQIEPGRRRRDVSYAPTNSSGALSDPIRMGRGFRVIMPDDLSLASSQSLENLENTAINEISLTRSVCMSYSGFYGSFSVMVGILVASTMSTIILYTKTQRIAREKSYDLPQGLNHH, encoded by the exons ATGAGGTGTCTGGCAGCGCTCTGCTACTTGCCTGCTGCACTGGTCGTTCTAGTGGCTGCTACCGACAATGAACAATTCTCACCGA aGCACACAAGAGTCACACGTGACGTGGACTCTTCATCGACCGACATAATGGCGAGGAATCTTCTTGAATGGATCCAAGGAATTTATCGACAGGGGATTCGCAAAA cgAGACAAGACGGTAATGGATATTTACCACCGTACAATGATCAACGCCCGCTGGAAAGACCAAGACCATTCCAGCCTGCTCCATCACCATCTCCGTCACCACCTTTTCCATCACAATCTCCGAGCTTGAACGAAGTGACTAGTTATCCAGGACTCCAGCCATCTCCAGGAATAGGAAGCGGATTCTCAAATCCACCGCCACTGAGCTACGGCTCGACTCCGAGACCGACGTACATACCTACTTCTACAAGACAGCCTTCTTCACCGGGTTACAGTCCTTCGTCGTTCCCGACTAGCCCTGCAAGACCTTTCACTGGAAGTTCTGGATTTCCAGGAAGTTCAACGACTTTTCAGCCTCCGTCCCCGACATACGGATATCCTTCATCCAGTGGTGGCTATCCTAGTTCAGGATATCCGTCTTCACCGTCTCCTACTCCAGGATTCCCTACACCTTCTCCAGGTTACCCATCACCAAGTCCAGGATATCCATCGCCAAGTCCAGGATACCCATCACCAAGTCCAGGATACCCATCACCTTCTCCAggatatccatcaccttctCCAGGATATCCATCGCCAAGTCCAGGATATCCATCACCAAGTCCTGGAACACCAACAGATTCTTATGGATATCCTTCGCCAAGTCCTTCACCATATCCTAGTTTTCCAACACCCGGAACTGGTCCTACTGGTCCAGGATACCCAACTGGTCCAACTGGACCTGGTAGCTCACCAACTGGTCCAGGAAGTACTCCTGGCGGAACTCCAACACCAGGCCGTCCTTCACCTACACCAGGTCGTCCTTCACCTACACCAGGTCGTCCTTCACCTACACCAGGCCGTCCTTCACCCGGACCTTCACCAACTCCCGGTTCGCCATCGCCAACACCCGGTGGAGGTGATAAAGACACTGCAGGTGGTTCACCAGGCGACAACAATGTGTCTCCTCCCGGCGATGACGATGACCTTAAACATCCTCCTCACATTCACGAGCTCCAAGTTCAGTGCAGCAAGACCATGATGACCATCGACATTGAATTCAACCGACAATTCGACGGAGTAATTTACTCCaag ggATTTTACATGATGCCAGAGTGCCGCTACGTTGCGGAAAACTCAGGACAAACCAAGTACTCGTTCACTGTGAACCTAGACTCTTGTGGAACAGAATTCATAAACGACTTCGAGGGCGAAGCAGGTCAAGCTTACCTTGAAAATGTCCTGGTTCTTCAAAATGAACTAGGCATCCAAGAAGTGTGGGACACGGTCAGACGTGTACGTTGTCTCTGGGAAGGAAACATCAATAAAGCGCTGACAGTTAGCTTATCCGTCGACATGTTAAACCAAGAAATCGTGACCTTCAGcggagatactgctaccgcgAAGCTGGATATACAAGTTGGAAAGGGGCCTTTCGCTCCGGCTGCTACTGGTTTAGTTAAAATCGGTGAACCCATGACTCTGGTGGTATCCGTTGAAGGGGATCCAGGCTTTGATCTTCAG GTTCGTGACTGCATTGCACGCGATGAGCCATCATTGAATATCGTGCAGCTCACTGACGAACGTGGCTGTATTCTCAAGCCGAAACTCTTCGGCGCATTCCAAAAGACTCGCGAAACAGGCAATACTGGTGCATCAATAATAGCTTATGCCTTCTTCCAAGCATTTAAATTCCCAGATGTTATGGATCTTTTCATTGAATGCAACGTTGAACTCTGCAAGACTAATTGCGAAGCGTGTCCAGATGAAAACCAG CAAATTGAACCGGGCAGACGAAGAAGAGATGTCTCATACGCTCCAACCAACTCATCTGGCGCTCTGTCGGACCCGATTCGTATGGGCCGAGGCTTCAGGGTAATAATGCCAGATGACTTGAGTCTTGCCTCCAGTCAATCTCTCGAGAACCTAGAAAATACGGCAATTAACGAAATTAGTTTGACAAGAAGTGTTTGCATGAGCTACAGCGGGTTCTACGGTTCTTTCTCTGTGATGGTCGGAATACTCGTCGCCTCGACGATGAGCACCATAATTCTTTACACTAAAACCCAAAGAATTGCCAGAGAAAAATCTTATGATCTTCCCCAAGGTCTTAATCATCATTGA
- the LOC123267713 gene encoding methyltransferase N6AMT1 codes for METAITDLNNFEDVYEPSEDSFLLIDSLESDLPELKKLKPSICLEIGSGSGVVINSLALACKNKWPGFFIAVDINPSACRATKNTSFINNNSNYLDVIQMDLVTALRMLSQFDVVIFNPPYVPTETSEIGHSNLITRAWAGGNNGREVMDQLFPFIPKLLAPGGLFYCVTVKENDISDIIELFRGMKMQGQVISDRKVRGEHLHILRFVKPAV; via the coding sequence ATGGAAACTGCTATTacagatttaaataattttgaggaTGTTTACGAGCCCTCTGAAGATTCATTCCTCCTGATAGATAGCTTAGAGTCCGATTTACCCGAATTAAAGAAGCTAAAACCATCAATTTGTTTGGAAATTGGCAGTGGATCTGGTGTTGTGATAAATTCGTTAGCGTTAgcatgtaaaaataaatggcCTGGATTTTTTATAGCTGTTGATATTAACCCATCAGCTTGTAGAGCTACCAAAAATActagttttatcaataataatagtaattatctAGATGTAATTCAGATGGATTTAGTAACAGCCTTGAGGATGCTAAGTCAGTTTGATGTTGTAATATTCAATCCTCCTTACGTACCAACGGAAACCAGTGAAATAGGTCATTCTAATTTGATAACACGCGCCTGGGCAGGTGGTAACAACGGAAGGGAAGTTATGGATCAACTATTTCCGTTTATTCCCAAGTTACTGGCACCTGGAGGACTATTTTACTGCGTCACTGTAAAGGAAAACGACATTTCTGATATTATAGAATTATTTCGAGGAATGAAAATGCAGGGTCAAGTTATTTCTGATAGGAAAGTACGAGGAGAGCATCTTCATATTTTACGATTTGTTAAACCAgctgtttaa
- the LOC123267715 gene encoding uncharacterized protein LOC123267715 isoform X2, which yields MIKKILGLKVSIAVISFSDKFFYEFSCWIIKETRNMRCLAALCYLPAALVVLVAATDNEQFSPKHTRVTRDVDSSSTDIMARNLLEWIQGIYRQGIRKTRQDGNGYLPPYNDQRPLERPRPFQPAPSPSPSPPFPSQSPSLNEVTSYPGLQPSPGIGSGFSNPPPLSYGSTPRPTYIPTSTRQPSSPGYSPSSFPTSPARPFTGSSGFPGSSTTFQPPSPTYGYPSSSGGYPSSGYPSSPSPTPGFPTPSPGYPSPSPGYPSPSPGYPSPSPGYPSPSPGYPSPSPGTPTDSYGYPSPSPSPYPSFPTPGTGPTGPGYPTGPTGPGSSPTGPGSTPGGTPTPGRPSPTPGRPSPTPGRPSPTPGRPSPGPSPTPGSPSPTPGGGDKDTAGGSPGDNNVSPPGDDDDLKHPPHIHELQVQCSKTMMTIDIEFNRQFDGVIYSKGFYMMPECRYVAENSGQTKYSFTVNLDSCGTEFINDFEGEAGQAYLENVLVLQNELGIQEVWDTVRRVRCLWEGNINKALTVSLSVDMLNQEIVTFSGDTATAKLDIQVGKGPFAPAATGLVKIGEPMTLVVSVEGDPGFDLQVRDCIARDEPSLNIVQLTDERGCILKPKLFGAFQKTRETGNTGASIIAYAFFQAFKFPDVMDLFIECNVELCKTNCEACPDENQQIEPGRRRRDVSYAPTNSSGALSDPIRMGRGFRVIMPDDLSLASSQSLENLENTAINEISLTRSVCMSYSGFYGSFSVMVGILVASTMSTIILYTKTQRIAREKSYDLPQGLNHH from the exons ATGATAAAGAAGATTTTAGGTTTAAAGGTTTCAATAGCTGTCATTAGTTTCAGTGACAAGTTTTTTTATGAGTTTTCATGCTGGATTATCAAG GAAACGAGGAACATGAGGTGTCTGGCAGCGCTCTGCTACTTGCCTGCTGCACTGGTCGTTCTAGTGGCTGCTACCGACAATGAACAATTCTCACCGA aGCACACAAGAGTCACACGTGACGTGGACTCTTCATCGACCGACATAATGGCGAGGAATCTTCTTGAATGGATCCAAGGAATTTATCGACAGGGGATTCGCAAAA cgAGACAAGACGGTAATGGATATTTACCACCGTACAATGATCAACGCCCGCTGGAAAGACCAAGACCATTCCAGCCTGCTCCATCACCATCTCCGTCACCACCTTTTCCATCACAATCTCCGAGCTTGAACGAAGTGACTAGTTATCCAGGACTCCAGCCATCTCCAGGAATAGGAAGCGGATTCTCAAATCCACCGCCACTGAGCTACGGCTCGACTCCGAGACCGACGTACATACCTACTTCTACAAGACAGCCTTCTTCACCGGGTTACAGTCCTTCGTCGTTCCCGACTAGCCCTGCAAGACCTTTCACTGGAAGTTCTGGATTTCCAGGAAGTTCAACGACTTTTCAGCCTCCGTCCCCGACATACGGATATCCTTCATCCAGTGGTGGCTATCCTAGTTCAGGATATCCGTCTTCACCGTCTCCTACTCCAGGATTCCCTACACCTTCTCCAG GATACCCATCACCAAGTCCAGGATACCCATCACCTTCTCCAggatatccatcaccttctCCAGGATATCCATCGCCAAGTCCAGGATATCCATCACCAAGTCCTGGAACACCAACAGATTCTTATGGATATCCTTCGCCAAGTCCTTCACCATATCCTAGTTTTCCAACACCCGGAACTGGTCCTACTGGTCCAGGATACCCAACTGGTCCAACTGGACCTGGTAGCTCACCAACTGGTCCAGGAAGTACTCCTGGCGGAACTCCAACACCAGGCCGTCCTTCACCTACACCAGGTCGTCCTTCACCTACACCAGGTCGTCCTTCACCTACACCAGGCCGTCCTTCACCCGGACCTTCACCAACTCCCGGTTCGCCATCGCCAACACCCGGTGGAGGTGATAAAGACACTGCAGGTGGTTCACCAGGCGACAACAATGTGTCTCCTCCCGGCGATGACGATGACCTTAAACATCCTCCTCACATTCACGAGCTCCAAGTTCAGTGCAGCAAGACCATGATGACCATCGACATTGAATTCAACCGACAATTCGACGGAGTAATTTACTCCaag ggATTTTACATGATGCCAGAGTGCCGCTACGTTGCGGAAAACTCAGGACAAACCAAGTACTCGTTCACTGTGAACCTAGACTCTTGTGGAACAGAATTCATAAACGACTTCGAGGGCGAAGCAGGTCAAGCTTACCTTGAAAATGTCCTGGTTCTTCAAAATGAACTAGGCATCCAAGAAGTGTGGGACACGGTCAGACGTGTACGTTGTCTCTGGGAAGGAAACATCAATAAAGCGCTGACAGTTAGCTTATCCGTCGACATGTTAAACCAAGAAATCGTGACCTTCAGcggagatactgctaccgcgAAGCTGGATATACAAGTTGGAAAGGGGCCTTTCGCTCCGGCTGCTACTGGTTTAGTTAAAATCGGTGAACCCATGACTCTGGTGGTATCCGTTGAAGGGGATCCAGGCTTTGATCTTCAG GTTCGTGACTGCATTGCACGCGATGAGCCATCATTGAATATCGTGCAGCTCACTGACGAACGTGGCTGTATTCTCAAGCCGAAACTCTTCGGCGCATTCCAAAAGACTCGCGAAACAGGCAATACTGGTGCATCAATAATAGCTTATGCCTTCTTCCAAGCATTTAAATTCCCAGATGTTATGGATCTTTTCATTGAATGCAACGTTGAACTCTGCAAGACTAATTGCGAAGCGTGTCCAGATGAAAACCAG CAAATTGAACCGGGCAGACGAAGAAGAGATGTCTCATACGCTCCAACCAACTCATCTGGCGCTCTGTCGGACCCGATTCGTATGGGCCGAGGCTTCAGGGTAATAATGCCAGATGACTTGAGTCTTGCCTCCAGTCAATCTCTCGAGAACCTAGAAAATACGGCAATTAACGAAATTAGTTTGACAAGAAGTGTTTGCATGAGCTACAGCGGGTTCTACGGTTCTTTCTCTGTGATGGTCGGAATACTCGTCGCCTCGACGATGAGCACCATAATTCTTTACACTAAAACCCAAAGAATTGCCAGAGAAAAATCTTATGATCTTCCCCAAGGTCTTAATCATCATTGA